In Streptomyces thermolilacinus SPC6, a single genomic region encodes these proteins:
- a CDS encoding 3-hydroxyacyl-CoA dehydrogenase NAD-binding domain-containing protein, whose amino-acid sequence MSTTAELLKGAAELFPDEVVTTAHVRHFDLPLGAGRFALITLDNGFDHTKPTTFGPQSLANLNAAIDQVEKEAADGEIVGVGLTGKPFIFAVGADLKGVELLKRHEDALAIGKGGHDVFKRLSGLAVPTFAYYNGAAMGGGVEVGLHCTYRTVSKAVPAFSLPEVFLGLVPGWGGCAILPNLIGADRAVSVIIENSLNQNKQLKGKQVFELGIADALFEGADFLEQSLLWTAQVLKGDVAVERPEVDRGEAWDAAVARGRFIADGKVHGAAPAAYRALDIIEAAKDGDLQKGFDAEDAALADLIMGGELRSGIYAFNLVQKRAKRPVGAPDKGLARPVTKVGVVGAGLMASQLALLFLRRLEVPVVLTDIDQERVDKGVGYVHAEIDKLLGKGRINQDKANRLKALVTGVLDKAEGFADADFIIEAVFEEMSVKQKVFAEVEAVAPAHAILATNTSSLSVSEMASKLQHPERVVGFHFFNPVAILPLLEIVRGERTDDASLATAFAVAKKLKKTAVLVKDAPAFVVNRILTRFMGEIQNVIDEGTPVATAEKAVEPLGLPMSPLVLLELVGPAIGLHVSETLNRAFPDRFTVSPNLKRVVEAGKRGFYVYDSGKPELDPEVAALLQQGDSVLTEEQVRDRVLDAVAQEIGLMLDEGVVAEAQDIDLCLITGAGWPFHLGGITPYLDREGVSERVNGKRFLPQGVASVPA is encoded by the coding sequence GTGAGCACCACCGCTGAGCTTTTGAAGGGTGCGGCCGAGCTGTTCCCCGACGAGGTCGTCACCACGGCGCACGTGCGCCACTTCGACCTGCCGCTGGGCGCGGGCCGCTTCGCGCTGATCACGCTGGACAACGGCTTCGACCACACGAAGCCGACCACGTTCGGCCCGCAGTCGCTCGCCAACCTGAACGCGGCGATCGACCAGGTCGAGAAGGAGGCCGCCGACGGCGAGATCGTCGGTGTCGGCCTCACCGGCAAGCCGTTCATCTTCGCGGTCGGCGCCGACCTCAAGGGTGTCGAGCTGCTGAAGCGGCACGAGGACGCGCTCGCCATCGGCAAGGGCGGCCACGACGTCTTCAAGCGGCTGTCCGGCCTGGCCGTCCCCACCTTCGCGTACTACAACGGCGCGGCGATGGGCGGCGGTGTCGAGGTCGGTCTGCACTGCACGTACCGGACCGTGTCGAAGGCCGTCCCGGCGTTCTCGCTCCCCGAGGTGTTCCTGGGCCTGGTCCCGGGCTGGGGCGGCTGCGCGATCCTGCCGAACCTGATCGGCGCGGACCGCGCGGTCTCGGTGATCATCGAGAACTCGCTCAACCAGAACAAGCAGCTCAAGGGCAAGCAGGTCTTCGAGCTGGGCATCGCCGACGCCCTCTTCGAGGGTGCGGACTTCCTGGAGCAGTCGCTGCTGTGGACCGCGCAGGTCCTCAAGGGCGACGTCGCCGTGGAGCGCCCCGAGGTGGACCGCGGTGAGGCGTGGGACGCCGCCGTGGCCCGTGGCCGGTTCATCGCCGACGGCAAGGTGCACGGCGCCGCCCCGGCCGCGTACCGGGCCCTCGACATCATCGAGGCGGCCAAGGACGGCGACCTCCAGAAGGGCTTCGACGCGGAGGACGCCGCCCTCGCCGACCTGATCATGGGTGGCGAGCTGCGCTCCGGCATCTACGCCTTCAACCTGGTACAGAAGCGCGCCAAGCGCCCGGTCGGCGCCCCGGACAAGGGCCTGGCCCGCCCGGTCACCAAGGTCGGCGTCGTCGGCGCCGGTCTGATGGCCTCGCAGCTGGCGCTGCTGTTCCTGCGCCGCCTGGAGGTCCCGGTCGTCCTCACGGACATCGACCAGGAGCGCGTCGACAAGGGCGTGGGCTACGTCCACGCCGAGATCGACAAGCTGCTCGGCAAGGGCCGGATCAACCAGGACAAGGCCAACCGCCTCAAGGCCCTGGTGACCGGTGTCCTGGACAAGGCCGAGGGCTTCGCCGACGCGGACTTCATCATCGAGGCCGTGTTCGAGGAGATGTCCGTCAAGCAGAAGGTGTTCGCGGAGGTCGAGGCGGTCGCCCCGGCGCACGCGATCCTCGCCACGAACACGTCCTCGCTGTCGGTCTCCGAGATGGCGTCCAAGCTCCAGCACCCGGAGCGCGTGGTCGGCTTCCACTTCTTCAACCCGGTCGCGATCCTCCCGCTGCTGGAGATCGTCCGTGGCGAGAGGACCGACGACGCCTCGCTGGCCACGGCGTTCGCCGTCGCCAAGAAGCTGAAGAAGACCGCGGTGCTGGTGAAGGACGCCCCGGCGTTCGTCGTCAACCGCATCCTGACCCGCTTCATGGGCGAGATCCAGAACGTCATCGACGAGGGCACCCCCGTCGCGACGGCGGAGAAGGCGGTCGAGCCGCTCGGCCTGCCGATGTCGCCGCTGGTCCTGCTGGAGCTGGTCGGCCCCGCCATCGGCCTGCACGTGTCGGAGACCCTGAACCGGGCCTTCCCGGACCGCTTCACCGTGTCCCCGAACCTGAAGCGCGTCGTCGAGGCCGGCAAGCGCGGCTTCTACGTCTACGACTCGGGCAAGCCGGAGCTGGACCCGGAGGTCGCCGCGCTGCTCCAGCAGGGCGACTCCGTCCTCACCGAGGAGCAGGTCCGCGACCGCGTCCTGGACGCCGTCGCGCAGGAGATCGGCCTCATGCTGGACGAGGGCGTCGTCGCCGAGGCGCAGGACATCGACCTGTGCCTGATCACGGGCGCCGGCTGGCCCTTCCACCTGGGCGGCATCACGCCGTACCTGGACCGCGAGGGCGTCTCCGAGCGTGTGAACGGCAAGCGGTTCCTGCCGCAGGGCGTCGCGAGCGTCCCCGCGTAA
- the recQ gene encoding DNA helicase RecQ: protein MTSPHASDADQALAVLGRVFGYDSFRGQQREIIEHVIGGGDALVLMPTGGGKSLCYQIPALVRPGVGVVVSPLIALMQDQVDALRAAGVRAGFLNSTQDLEERRLVEAEFLAGELDLLYLAPERLRVESTLRLLERGTISLFAIDEAHCVAQWGHDFRPDYLQLSQLHERWPDVPRIALTATATRATHAEIASRLKLQDARHFVASFDRPNIQYRIAPKNEPRKQLLALLRGEHEGDAGIVYCLSRASVEKTAAFLVEHGIEAVPYHAGLDARTRAENQSRFLREDGLVVVATIAFGMGIDKPDVRFVAHLDLPKSVEGYYQETGRAGRDGLPSTAWLAYGLNDVVQQRRMIDTSEGDEEHRRRLAAHLDAMLALCETVECRRVQLLAYFGQESGPCGNCDTCLTPPKTWDGTVAAQKVLSTVVRLKRERGQSFGVGQIVDILLGRKTDKVIRFDHDALSVFGIGTDLTEAQWRGVVRQLLAQGLLAVQGEYNTLALTDDSADVLAGRREVPLRSEPEKPARTSTKSGGGKKKAPPVDLPEEALPVFERLRAWRAATAKEQGVPAYVVFHDATLREIAVAPPATLAELGAVSGVGENKLAKYGQSLLDALAED, encoded by the coding sequence ATGACTTCCCCGCACGCATCCGACGCGGACCAGGCCCTCGCGGTCCTCGGCCGGGTCTTCGGCTACGACTCGTTCCGCGGACAGCAGCGGGAGATCATCGAGCACGTCATAGGCGGCGGTGACGCGCTCGTCCTCATGCCGACCGGCGGCGGCAAGTCGCTCTGCTACCAGATCCCCGCGCTGGTCCGCCCCGGCGTCGGCGTGGTCGTCTCCCCGCTGATCGCGCTCATGCAGGACCAGGTGGACGCGCTGCGCGCCGCCGGTGTCCGCGCCGGGTTCCTCAACTCGACGCAGGACCTGGAGGAGCGGCGGCTCGTCGAGGCCGAGTTCCTCGCGGGCGAGCTCGACCTGCTGTATCTGGCGCCCGAGCGGCTGCGCGTCGAGTCGACGCTGCGGCTGCTGGAGCGGGGCACGATCTCGCTGTTCGCCATCGACGAGGCGCACTGCGTCGCCCAGTGGGGCCACGACTTCCGGCCGGACTACCTCCAGCTGTCCCAGCTCCACGAGCGCTGGCCCGACGTGCCGCGCATCGCCCTGACCGCGACCGCGACCCGCGCCACGCACGCGGAGATCGCCTCCCGGCTGAAGCTCCAGGACGCCCGGCACTTCGTCGCCAGCTTCGACCGGCCGAACATCCAGTACCGCATCGCCCCGAAGAACGAGCCGCGCAAGCAGCTCCTCGCCCTGCTGCGCGGGGAGCACGAGGGCGACGCCGGGATCGTCTACTGCCTGTCCCGGGCGTCGGTCGAGAAGACCGCCGCGTTCCTCGTGGAGCACGGCATCGAGGCCGTCCCGTACCACGCGGGCCTCGACGCCCGCACCCGCGCCGAGAACCAGTCGCGGTTCCTGCGGGAGGACGGCCTGGTCGTCGTGGCGACCATCGCGTTCGGCATGGGCATCGACAAGCCGGACGTCCGGTTCGTCGCCCACCTGGACCTGCCGAAGTCGGTGGAGGGGTACTACCAGGAGACCGGCCGCGCGGGCCGCGACGGCCTGCCGTCCACGGCCTGGCTGGCGTACGGGCTGAACGACGTGGTCCAGCAGCGCCGCATGATCGACACGAGCGAGGGCGACGAGGAGCACCGCCGCCGCCTCGCAGCGCACCTCGACGCGATGCTGGCGCTGTGCGAGACCGTCGAGTGCCGCCGCGTGCAGCTGCTCGCCTACTTCGGCCAGGAGAGCGGCCCCTGTGGCAACTGCGACACGTGCCTGACGCCGCCCAAGACGTGGGACGGCACCGTCGCCGCGCAGAAGGTGCTCTCGACGGTCGTCCGGCTGAAGCGCGAGCGGGGCCAGTCGTTCGGCGTCGGCCAGATCGTGGACATCCTGCTGGGCCGCAAGACCGACAAGGTCATCCGCTTCGACCACGACGCGCTGAGCGTCTTCGGGATCGGCACGGACCTGACGGAGGCCCAGTGGCGGGGCGTCGTGCGGCAGCTGCTCGCCCAGGGGCTCCTCGCCGTGCAGGGCGAGTACAACACGCTCGCCCTCACCGACGACTCCGCCGACGTGCTGGCCGGCCGCCGTGAGGTGCCGCTGCGCAGCGAGCCGGAGAAGCCCGCCCGTACGTCCACGAAGTCCGGCGGCGGCAAGAAGAAGGCCCCGCCCGTGGACCTGCCGGAGGAGGCGCTGCCCGTCTTCGAGCGGCTGCGCGCCTGGCGGGCCGCCACCGCCAAGGAGCAGGGCGTCCCGGCGTACGTCGTCTTCCATGACGCGACGCTGCGGGAGATCGCCGTCGCCCCGCCCGCGACGCTCGCGGAGCTGGGCGCGGTCAGCGGTGTCGGCGAGAACAAGCTCGCCAAGTACGGCCAGTCGCTCCTGGACGCCCTGGCCGAGGACTGA
- a CDS encoding PIN domain-containing protein, giving the protein MTSPLLIVDAANVVGSVPDGWWRDRRGAAERLRDHLARYAADGVPGLLPGPLDVVLVVEGAARGVEPVQGVRVVAAPGEGDDTVVDLARAAAGRRCVVVTADRELRRRVAEHGAECAGPRTVRPV; this is encoded by the coding sequence ATGACCTCCCCCCTGTTGATCGTGGACGCGGCGAACGTCGTGGGCTCCGTACCGGACGGCTGGTGGCGCGACCGCCGGGGCGCCGCCGAGCGGCTGCGGGACCACCTCGCGCGGTACGCGGCGGACGGGGTGCCGGGGCTGCTGCCGGGCCCGCTGGACGTGGTGCTGGTCGTGGAGGGCGCGGCGCGCGGGGTGGAGCCGGTTCAGGGGGTGCGGGTGGTGGCCGCGCCGGGCGAGGGCGACGACACGGTCGTGGACCTGGCCCGCGCGGCGGCGGGGCGGCGCTGTGTGGTGGTGACGGCCGACCGGGAGCTGCGCCGCCGGGTCGCCGAGCACGGCGCCGAGTGCGCGGGGCCGCGTACGGTACGGCCGGTGTAG
- a CDS encoding amino acid permease, which yields MTTQSDPAARRNSGLFRTKTVEQSIQDTEEPEHGLRRTLSALDLTVFGVGVIIGTGIFVLTGKVAKETAGPATAIAFVVAGVVCALAALCYAEFASTVPVAGSAYTFAYASMGELPAWIIGWDLVLEFALGTAVVAVGWSGYVRSLLDNVGWHLPQALSGTDEVHGFGFDLLAFLLVLLLTGVLVLGMKLSARLTALVVVIKVTVVLVVIVAGAFFIKAANYQPFIPKAQQQSGGGGLDAPLVQVLFGYEPTNFGIMGIFTAASIVFFAFIGFDVVATAAEETRVPQRDMPRGILGSLFICTALYVAVSVVVTGMQHYSRLSVDAPLADAFKATGHPWYAGFISFGAAVGLITVCMILLLGQTRVFFAMSRDGLLPRFFSRTHPTYRTPYRATVLLGVLIAVIAGMTSIDELATLVNIGTLFAFVVVAIGVVILRRTRPDLPRAFRTPLVPWLPAASVAASVWLMLNLPTETWLRFALWMALGVVVYFVYGRRHSRLGPGSRTGVKDTGPAAR from the coding sequence GTGACCACACAGAGCGACCCGGCGGCACGCCGGAACAGCGGCCTGTTCCGCACCAAGACGGTCGAGCAGTCCATCCAGGACACCGAGGAGCCCGAGCACGGGCTGCGCAGAACGCTGTCGGCGCTCGACCTGACGGTCTTCGGCGTCGGTGTCATCATCGGCACCGGCATCTTCGTCCTGACCGGCAAGGTCGCCAAGGAGACGGCAGGCCCCGCCACGGCCATCGCGTTCGTCGTCGCCGGCGTCGTCTGCGCCCTGGCCGCGCTCTGCTACGCCGAGTTCGCCTCGACCGTCCCCGTCGCCGGGTCCGCCTACACCTTCGCGTACGCCTCCATGGGCGAGCTGCCCGCCTGGATCATCGGCTGGGACCTGGTGCTGGAGTTCGCGCTCGGCACGGCGGTCGTCGCCGTCGGCTGGTCCGGGTACGTACGGTCGCTGCTCGACAACGTCGGCTGGCACCTCCCGCAGGCCCTGTCCGGCACGGACGAGGTGCACGGCTTCGGCTTCGACCTGCTGGCGTTCCTGCTGGTGCTGCTGCTCACCGGGGTGCTGGTGCTCGGCATGAAGCTGTCCGCCCGGCTCACCGCTCTGGTCGTCGTCATCAAGGTCACCGTCGTCCTCGTCGTGATCGTCGCGGGCGCCTTCTTCATCAAGGCCGCCAACTACCAGCCGTTCATCCCCAAGGCCCAGCAGCAGTCCGGCGGCGGCGGCCTCGACGCGCCGCTCGTGCAGGTCCTCTTCGGGTACGAGCCGACGAACTTCGGTATCATGGGCATCTTCACCGCCGCGTCCATCGTCTTCTTCGCGTTCATCGGCTTCGACGTCGTCGCGACCGCGGCCGAGGAGACCCGCGTCCCGCAGCGGGACATGCCGCGCGGCATCCTCGGGTCGCTGTTCATCTGCACCGCCCTGTACGTGGCCGTGTCCGTCGTCGTCACCGGCATGCAGCACTACAGCCGGCTCTCCGTGGACGCGCCCCTCGCCGACGCGTTCAAGGCCACCGGCCACCCGTGGTACGCCGGGTTCATCAGCTTCGGCGCCGCCGTCGGCCTCATCACCGTCTGCATGATCCTGCTGCTCGGCCAGACCCGGGTGTTCTTCGCCATGAGCCGCGACGGGCTGCTGCCCCGGTTCTTCTCCCGCACCCACCCGACGTACCGCACCCCGTACCGGGCGACCGTCCTGCTGGGCGTGCTGATCGCCGTCATCGCCGGGATGACCAGCATCGACGAGCTGGCCACCCTGGTGAACATCGGGACGCTGTTCGCGTTCGTCGTCGTCGCCATCGGCGTCGTCATCCTCCGCCGCACCCGCCCCGACCTGCCGCGCGCCTTCCGCACCCCGCTGGTGCCGTGGCTGCCGGCCGCGTCCGTGGCCGCCTCGGTGTGGCTGATGCTGAACCTGCCCACCGAGACCTGGCTCCGCTTCGCCCTCTGGATGGCCCTGGGCGTCGTCGTCTACTTCGTGTACGGCCGCCGCCACAGCCGCCTCGGGCCCGGCTCCCGCACCGGGGTGAAGGACACCGGCCCCGCCGCCCGCTGA
- the dxs gene encoding 1-deoxy-D-xylulose-5-phosphate synthase, protein MALLTRIRGPRDLDRLSPEQLDRLASEIRTFLVDAVSKTGGHLGPNLGVVELTIALHRVFESPKDKILWDTGHQSYVHKLLTGRQDFSKLKMKGGLSGYPARAESEHDFIENSHASTVLGWADGLAKANERLGRDDHVVAVIGDGALTGGMAWEALNNIADAKDRPLVIVVNDNERSYAPTIGGLANHLATLRTTDGYERFLARTKDILDRTPVVGKPLYETLHGAKKGLKDFIAPQGLFEDLGLKYVGPIDGHDIAAVESALQRAKRFNGPVIVHCLTEKGRGYQPALQDEADRFHAVGKIHPDTGLPIASSGADWTSVFADEMVALGKEREDIVAITAAMLQPVGLDKFAKAFPDRVYDVGIAEQHAAVSAAGLATGGLHPVVAVYATFLNRAFDQVLMDVALHDCGVTFVLDRAGVTGTDGASHNGMWDMSILQVVPNLRIAAPRDADQVRAQLREAVAVEDAPTVVRYSKGAVGPAVEAVSRVGGMDVLREPGTDRPDVLLVSIGALAPMCLEIADLLDKQGISTTVVDPRWVKPVDEAMAPLADRHRVVVTVEDNGRAGGVGSAISQALRDAGVDVPLRDFGIPQRFLDHASRGEILAEIGLTAPDIARQVTGLVSKLDGLHQTRVRPSGEAAEPRAEAAARTGKATEPVRD, encoded by the coding sequence GTGGCATTGCTGACCCGTATCAGGGGACCGCGCGACCTCGACCGGCTCTCCCCGGAGCAGCTTGACCGGCTGGCCTCGGAGATCCGCACCTTCCTCGTGGACGCGGTCTCCAAGACCGGCGGCCACCTCGGCCCGAACCTCGGCGTCGTAGAGCTGACCATCGCCCTGCACCGCGTCTTCGAGTCCCCGAAGGACAAGATCCTCTGGGACACCGGCCACCAGTCGTACGTGCACAAACTGCTCACCGGCCGCCAGGACTTCTCCAAGCTGAAGATGAAGGGCGGCCTCTCCGGCTACCCGGCGCGCGCCGAGTCCGAGCACGACTTCATCGAGAACTCCCACGCCTCCACCGTCCTGGGCTGGGCGGACGGCCTCGCCAAGGCGAACGAGCGGCTCGGCAGGGACGACCACGTGGTCGCCGTCATCGGTGACGGCGCCCTCACCGGCGGCATGGCCTGGGAGGCGCTCAACAACATCGCCGACGCCAAGGACCGCCCCCTCGTCATCGTCGTCAACGACAACGAGCGGTCCTACGCCCCCACGATCGGCGGTCTCGCCAACCACCTGGCGACCCTGCGCACCACCGACGGGTACGAGCGGTTCCTCGCCCGCACCAAGGACATCCTCGACCGCACCCCGGTCGTCGGGAAGCCGCTCTACGAGACGCTGCACGGCGCGAAGAAGGGCCTGAAGGACTTCATCGCCCCGCAGGGCCTCTTCGAGGACCTCGGCCTGAAGTACGTCGGTCCCATCGACGGCCACGACATCGCCGCCGTCGAGTCCGCCCTCCAGCGCGCCAAGCGGTTCAACGGCCCGGTCATCGTCCACTGCCTCACCGAGAAGGGCCGCGGCTACCAGCCCGCCCTCCAGGACGAGGCGGACCGCTTCCACGCCGTCGGCAAGATCCACCCGGACACGGGCCTGCCGATCGCCTCCTCCGGAGCGGACTGGACCTCGGTCTTCGCCGACGAGATGGTCGCCCTGGGCAAGGAGCGCGAGGACATCGTCGCGATCACCGCGGCCATGCTCCAGCCGGTCGGCCTCGACAAGTTCGCCAAGGCCTTCCCCGACCGCGTGTACGACGTGGGCATCGCCGAGCAGCACGCCGCCGTCTCCGCGGCCGGACTCGCCACCGGCGGCCTCCACCCGGTCGTCGCCGTCTACGCGACGTTCCTCAACCGCGCCTTCGACCAGGTCCTCATGGACGTCGCCCTGCACGACTGCGGCGTCACGTTCGTCCTGGACCGTGCCGGTGTCACCGGCACGGACGGCGCCTCCCACAACGGCATGTGGGACATGTCGATCCTCCAGGTCGTGCCGAACCTGCGGATCGCCGCGCCCCGCGACGCCGACCAGGTGCGCGCCCAGCTCCGCGAGGCCGTCGCCGTCGAGGACGCCCCGACCGTGGTCCGCTACTCGAAGGGCGCGGTCGGCCCGGCCGTCGAGGCCGTGTCCCGCGTCGGCGGGATGGACGTGCTGCGCGAGCCGGGCACCGACCGGCCGGACGTCCTCCTCGTCTCCATCGGCGCGCTCGCCCCGATGTGCCTGGAGATCGCCGACCTCCTCGACAAGCAGGGCATCTCCACCACCGTCGTCGACCCGCGCTGGGTCAAGCCGGTGGACGAGGCCATGGCGCCGCTCGCGGACCGCCACCGCGTCGTCGTCACCGTCGAGGACAACGGCCGCGCGGGCGGCGTCGGCAGCGCCATCTCGCAGGCGCTGCGCGACGCGGGGGTGGACGTGCCGCTGCGCGACTTCGGCATCCCGCAGCGGTTCCTCGACCACGCCTCCCGCGGCGAGATCCTCGCCGAGATCGGGCTGACCGCCCCGGACATCGCCCGCCAGGTCACCGGTCTCGTCTCCAAGCTCGACGGCCTGCACCAGACGCGGGTCCGCCCGAGCGGCGAGGCCGCGGAGCCCCGCGCCGAGGCCGCCGCCCGCACCGGAAAGGCCACGGAACCGGTCCGCGACTGA
- a CDS encoding sugar ABC transporter permease: protein MSDLTKTPQGAGATDGAEQSAAPVPAVDPRLLVREEGLKGYWTEFTRKVRGGELGSLPVLIGLIVIAIVFQSQNANFLSASSVANIAVYSSGLGIMAVGIVFVLILGEIDLSVGSIAGVGAAVWAVLSVSNGLNDWLAVLVAVLVGLSLGLLHGFFFAKVGVPAFVVTLAGFLGWSGLQIWLMGKEGSINTPTGSVVENLTGYYFEDKAAAYGLALVAVLVYAGSLLLDVRRRRAAALPHRPTSEILLRTGAVAVLCFAVAYILNEPAGARGLPLALVLFLAVLVVADFVARRTSFGRKVFAVGGSAEAARRAGINVDRIRITVFGLSGLLAAFGGLFVASLSGGATKSLGGGNTLMLVIAAAVIGGTSLFGGRGKVWSALLGMIVIQSIQQGLNMLGMASEIQYMITGAVLLAAVVIDSVSRRTQKDAGRA from the coding sequence GTGAGCGACCTCACCAAGACCCCGCAGGGCGCCGGTGCCACGGACGGCGCCGAGCAGTCCGCCGCGCCCGTCCCCGCCGTGGACCCGCGCCTCCTCGTCCGCGAGGAGGGCCTCAAGGGCTACTGGACCGAGTTCACCCGCAAGGTGCGCGGCGGCGAGCTGGGCTCCCTGCCGGTCCTCATCGGCCTGATCGTCATCGCGATCGTCTTCCAGTCGCAGAACGCCAACTTCCTGTCGGCCAGCTCCGTCGCGAACATCGCGGTCTACAGCTCCGGCCTCGGCATCATGGCCGTCGGCATCGTCTTCGTCCTCATCCTGGGCGAGATCGACCTGTCGGTCGGCTCCATAGCCGGTGTCGGCGCGGCCGTGTGGGCCGTACTCAGCGTGAGCAACGGCCTCAACGACTGGCTCGCCGTCCTCGTCGCCGTTCTCGTCGGCCTCTCCCTCGGCCTGCTGCACGGCTTCTTCTTCGCGAAGGTCGGCGTGCCCGCCTTCGTCGTGACCCTCGCCGGGTTCCTCGGCTGGAGCGGCCTCCAGATCTGGCTGATGGGCAAGGAAGGCTCCATCAACACGCCGACCGGGAGCGTCGTCGAAAACCTCACCGGTTACTACTTCGAGGACAAGGCCGCCGCCTACGGCCTCGCCCTCGTCGCCGTCCTCGTCTACGCGGGCTCGCTGCTGCTGGACGTCAGGCGCCGCCGCGCCGCGGCCCTGCCGCACCGCCCGACCAGCGAGATCCTGCTGCGCACCGGCGCCGTCGCGGTCCTCTGCTTCGCCGTCGCGTACATCCTGAACGAGCCCGCGGGCGCACGCGGCCTGCCGCTCGCCCTGGTGCTGTTCCTCGCCGTCCTGGTCGTCGCCGACTTCGTCGCCCGCCGCACCAGCTTCGGCCGCAAGGTGTTCGCCGTCGGCGGCAGCGCCGAGGCCGCCCGCCGCGCGGGCATCAACGTGGACCGCATCCGCATCACCGTGTTCGGCCTCTCCGGTCTGCTCGCCGCGTTCGGCGGCCTCTTCGTCGCCAGCCTCTCCGGCGGCGCCACCAAGAGCCTCGGCGGCGGCAACACCCTGATGCTCGTCATCGCGGCGGCCGTCATCGGCGGCACCAGCCTCTTCGGCGGCCGCGGCAAGGTCTGGTCCGCCCTCCTGGGCATGATCGTCATCCAGTCGATCCAGCAGGGCCTGAACATGCTCGGCATGGCCAGCGAGATCCAGTACATGATCACCGGCGCGGTCCTCCTCGCCGCCGTCGTCATCGACTCGGTCTCCCGCCGCACCCAGAAGGACGCGGGACGCGCGTAG
- a CDS encoding ATP-binding cassette domain-containing protein, with protein sequence MIHVSATPVLALRGVSKRFGAVQALTDVDLEIHAGEVVALLGDNGAGKSTLVKTISGVHPIDEGTIEWQGRPVRVTRPNDAQELGIATVYQDLALCDNLDVVANLFLGTELRRASVLDEIAMEKRAKELLDTLSIRIPSVRIPVASLSGGQRQVVAIARALIGDPKIVILDEPTAALGVEQTAQVLDLVERLRENGHGVILITHNMADVRAVADRAAILRLGRNNGVFDVKDTSHEEIIAAITGATDNAVTRRQARTASKEDAK encoded by the coding sequence ATGATTCACGTGTCCGCTACGCCCGTGCTGGCGTTGCGCGGAGTCTCCAAGCGGTTCGGCGCCGTCCAGGCGCTCACCGACGTAGACCTGGAGATCCACGCCGGTGAGGTCGTCGCCCTCCTCGGCGACAACGGCGCCGGCAAGTCCACCCTCGTCAAGACGATCTCGGGCGTCCACCCGATCGACGAGGGCACCATCGAGTGGCAGGGCCGCCCGGTCCGCGTCACCCGGCCCAACGACGCCCAGGAACTCGGCATCGCGACCGTCTACCAGGACCTCGCGCTCTGCGACAACCTCGACGTGGTCGCCAACCTCTTCCTCGGCACCGAACTGCGCCGCGCCTCCGTCCTGGACGAGATCGCGATGGAGAAGCGCGCCAAGGAACTCCTCGACACCCTCTCCATCCGCATCCCGAGCGTCCGCATCCCGGTCGCCTCGCTCTCCGGCGGCCAGCGCCAGGTCGTGGCCATCGCCCGCGCCCTGATCGGCGACCCGAAGATCGTCATCCTGGACGAGCCGACCGCCGCCCTCGGCGTCGAGCAGACCGCACAGGTGCTCGACCTCGTCGAGCGGCTCCGCGAGAACGGCCACGGCGTCATCCTCATCACCCACAACATGGCCGACGTACGGGCCGTCGCCGACCGCGCCGCCATCCTGCGCCTCGGCCGCAACAACGGTGTCTTCGACGTCAAGGACACCTCCCACGAAGAGATCATCGCCGCGATCACCGGCGCCACGGACAACGCCGTCACGCGCCGCCAGGCCCGCACGGCCTCGAAGGAGGACGCGAAGTGA